Proteins encoded together in one Colius striatus isolate bColStr4 chromosome 3, bColStr4.1.hap1, whole genome shotgun sequence window:
- the TOP3A gene encoding DNA topoisomerase 3-alpha isoform X3, protein MLPEGLQICSPTAGCDGHGCNPLALFDAEIEKYCPENYLDIKRTLEREVQQCQALVIWTDCDREGENIGFEIIHVCKAVKPNLQVFRARFSEITLHAVRTACQNLTQPDQRTSDAVDVRQELDLRIGAAFTRFQTLRLRRIFPDILADQLISYGSCQFPTLGFVVERFKAIQAFVPEAFYKIKVTHDHEDGSVVFNWKRNRLFSHTACLVLYQMCMEDPVATVVEVGSKPKSKWRPLPLDTVELEKLASRKLKINAKETMRIAEKLYTQGFISYPRTETNIFPKELNLSALVQQQTQDPNWGAFAQRILDQGGPTPRSGTKSDQAHPPIHPTKYSANLQGNEQRLYEFIVRHFLACCSQDAKGQETTVEIDIANERFIAQGLMILARNYLEVYPYEKWSDKVIPLYQKGSRFQPTTVEMVDGETSPPLLLTEADLIALMEKHGIGTDATHAEHIETIKTRMYVGLTADQRFLPGHLGMGLVEGYDSMGYEMSKPDLRAELEADLKLICEGKKDKSAVLQQQVQKYKQVFIEAVARANKLDQALAQYFGEATEIAEQEEVYPAMPVPVRKCPQCNNDMVLKTRKNGGFYLSCTGYPTCKVAVWFPDFVLDVARDESVCAVCKPHPVHRLKFKFKRGSVPPMMPLEFIGCIGGCDDMLKELLDLKYLHRSSQPTSASQQANHLQANSSFNRASGDNRHVRGNTNLAPGHLLSLSSARTPRAAPPAAPEDGTNAVVCNCGSEALLLTVRKEGPNQGRRFYKCNAGACNFFLWADQQPEDRNEAAPRGFAGRGPGAGRGPELFGSSSAERGGSTVCRCEQPAVTRTVQKDGPNKGRQFHTCAKPRDQQCGFFQWADENVAPGPSGDAPLNHFGSSGYSRGLGSKAKRPSSLAPGAAVKKPRTCSICHQPGHTRKTCPQNH, encoded by the exons TAAAGCCAAACCTGCAGGTCTTCCGAGCCCGTTTCTCAGAGATTACACTTCATGCTGTCAGAACAGCCTGCCAGAACCTCACCCAGCCTGACCAAAGAACCAGCGATGCTGTTGACGTCAGGCAGGAGCTGGACCTCAGGATAG gGGCTGCCTTCACCAGATTCCAGACACTGAGGCTCCGGAGGATCTTCCCCGATATTTTAGCAGATCAGCTGATCAGCTATGGTAGCTGCCAGTTCCCAACGCTGGGGTTTGTAGTTGAACGCTTCAAAGCCATCCAGGCCTTTGTTCCTGAAGCCTTCTATAAAATCAAAG TGACACATGATCATGAAGATGGCAGCGTGGTCTTCAACTGGAAGAGGAACCGGCTCTTCAGTCACACAGCGTGCCTGGTCCTTTACCAGATGTGTATGGAG GATCCAGTAGCAACTGTTGTTGAGGTTGGGAGCAAGCCAAAGAGCAAGTGGAGGCCCCTGCCCCTGGACACTGTG GAACTTGAGAAGTTGGCTTCCcgcaaactgaaaataaatgcaaaggaAACCATGAGAATAGCAGAAAAACTCTATACTCAAGG GTTCATTAGCTACCCTCGAACAGAGACCAACATTTTCCCCAAGGAGCTGAACCTCTCAGCCTTAGTACAACAGCAAACACAGGATCCAAACTGGGGAGCATTCGCACAGAGGATCTTGGATCAGGGTGGGCCAACCCCTCGGAGTGGAACCAAATCCGATCAGGCTCACCCTCCCATTCACCCCACAAAATACAGTGCTAACCTGCAG GGCAACGAGCAGAGGCTGTATGAGTTCATCGTGCGCCATTTTTTGGCTTGCTGCTCTCAAGATGCCAAAGGGCAGGAAACAACGGTAGAGATTGACATTGCTAATGAGCGATTTATTGCTCAAGGACTAATGATCCTGGCCCGAAATTATCTGGAAGTCTACCCTTACGAGAAGTGGAGCGATAAG GTTATCCCACTGTATCAGAAAGGGTCTCGCTTTCAGCCCACTACAGTGGAGATGGTGGATGGGGAAACCAGCCCTCCATTGCTCCTCACAGAAGCGGATCTGATTGCTCTCATGGAGAAACATGGCATTG GGACTGATGCAACTCACGCCGAGCACATTGAGACGATTAAGACACGGATGTACGTGGGCCTTACGGCGGATCAGCGGTTCCTCCCCGGCCACCTGGGCATGGGGCTGGTTGAAG GCTATGATTCCATGGGCTACGAGATGTCCAAGCCTGACCTTCGAGCTGAGCTGGAGGCTGACCTGAAACTGATCTGTGAGGGGAAGAAAGACAAATCTGCTGTGTTGCAGCAGCAAGTCCAAAAGTACAAGCAAGTCTTCATCGAAGCTGTGGCCAGAGCCAACAA GTTAGACCAGGCCCTGGCGCAGTATTTTGGAGAAGCCACAGAAATTGCAGAGCAAGAGGAGGTCTACCCAGCAATGCCTGTTCCTGTCCGGAAGTGTCCACAGTGTAACAATGACATGGTCCTGAAGACCAGGAAGAACGGCGG GTTTTATCTCAGCTGCACAGGCTACCCAACTTGTAAAGTTGCAGTCTGGTTTCCTGATTTTGTGCTGGACGTGGCCAGGGATGAGAGTGTCTGTGCTGTGTGTAAACCTCATCCAGTTCACAG aCTGAAGTTTAAGTTCAAGAGAGGCAGTGTTCCACCCATGATGCCCCTGGAGTTCATTGGTTGCATCGGGGGCTGCGATGACATGCTAAAGGAGCTCCTGGACCTGAAGTACTTACACAGGTCATCCCAGCCCACATCAGCCAGCCAGCAAGCGAATCACCTGCAGGCCAACAGCTCCTTCAACAGAGCCAGTGGCGACAACAGGCACGTGAGGGGGAACACAAACCTGGCACCAGGACATCTGCTGTCTTTGAGCTCAGCGAGAACACCCAGGGCcgctcctcctgctgctccagaggaCGGGACCAACGCGGTGGTGTGCAACTGCGGGAGCGAAGCGCTGCTGCTGACCGTGCGCAAGGAGGGGCCCAACCAGGGCAGGCGCTTCTACAAGTGCAACGCTGGTGCCTGCAACTTTTTCCTCTGGGCCGATCAGCAGCCAGAGGACAGAAATGAGGCGGCTCCACGGGGCTTTGCAGGAAggggccctggggctgggagaggcCCCGAGCTgtttggcagcagcagcgcGGAGCGGGGAGGCAGCACGGTGTGCAGGTGCGAGCAGCCGGCTGTCACACGCACTGTGCAGAAGGACGGGCCCAACAAAGGGCGCCAGTTCCACACCTGCGCCAAGCCCCGCGACCAGCAGTGCGGCTTCTTCCAGTGGGCAGATGAAAACGTGGCACCAG GGCCTTCAGGAGATGCCCCTCTCAACCACTTTGGGAGCAGCGGATACTCAAGAGGGTTGGGAAGTAAAGCCAAGAGACCAAGTAGCCTggccccaggagctgctgtcaAGAAACCACGGACTTGTAGCATCTGCCACCAGCCTGGCCACACTAGGAAAACCTGCCCTCAAAACCACTGA
- the LLGL1 gene encoding lethal(2) giant larvae protein homolog 1, whose protein sequence is MMKFRFRRQGADTHRDRLRHDLFAFSKTVEHGFPSQPSALAYDPALRVMAIGTKAGAVKLYGAPGVELTGLHKEMATVTQLHFLPGQGWLLSLLDDNTLHLWEICQKDGCSHLEETRSFGLPGRPGCSPGITRVTVVLPMAACTVACLGTEGGAVYFLTLPALVLLEDKTLFPDEILQSVPDEYRCGKALGPVESIQEHPRDGNRLLIGYSRGLVVLWEHSTRTVQHLFLGNQQLESLAWEQSGKSIVSSHSDGGYMVWAVSGAGQRTQQPVMSTIPYGPFPCKAISKILWRTCESGNPFIIFSGGMPRASYGDRHCVSVLQGQTLATLDFTSRVIDFFTVQSAEVAEGGFENPRALVVLVEEELVAIDLQTPGWPTIPAPYLAPLHSSAITCSCHVSNVPLKLWERIISAGEEQSPRLSSAAWPIDGGKNLAQEPTQRGLLLTGHEDGTVRFWDASGVSLKPLYKLGTASIFQTDCEHNDSLNQAGEEEWPPFRKVGCFDPYSDDPRLGVQKIALCKYTAKMVVAGTAGQVLVMELSDEKSEHAVSVATVDLLQDREGFTWKGHDRLAPRNGPLPFAPGFQPSVLVQCVPPAAVTAVTLHSEWNLVAFGTSHGFGLFDYYRRNPVLARCTLHPNDSLAMEGPLSRVKSLKKSLRQSFRRIRKSRVSGKKRLNASSPSSKVQEANAQLAEQAGPPEVEMTPVQRRIEPRSADDSLSGVVRCLYFADTFLRDAAHHGPTMWAGTNSGSVFAYALEVPSQEKFSERAVEAVLGKEIQLMHRAPVVAIAVLDGRGNPLPEPYEVSRDLAKAPDMQGSHSMLISSEEQFKVFTLPKVSAKTKFKLTAHEGCRVRKVALVSLASAGSEERLENCLACLTNLGDIHIFTVPGLRPQVHYGCIRKEDISGIASCVFTKHGQGFYLISPSEFERFSLSARNVTEPLCRLEVARLQDTSCLSNSSMATPKLQQANGTHVLRSPESSPTDSDRSPEEHPAAFSPGPIDSPNSSLENPLDTTGDITVEEVKDFLASSEEAERNLRNANEDEARPTGILIK, encoded by the exons ATACGGCGCGCCAGGTGTGGAGCTGACGGGCTTGCACAAGGAGATGGCCACCGTCACCCAGCTGCACTTCCTCCCTGGCCAG GGCTGGCTCCTGTCGCTGCTGGACGACAACACGCTGCACCTCTGGGAGATCTGCCAGAAGGACGGGTGCTCCCACCTGGAAGAGACCCGCAGCTTCGGCCTCCCGGGACGCCCAGG CTGCTCCCCCGGCATCACACGGGTGACGGTGGTGCTGCCGATGGCCGCCTGCACGGTGGCCTGCCTGGGCACGGAGGGCGGCGCGGTGTACTTCCTCACCCTGCCTgctctggtgctgctggaggacaAAACCCTCTTCCCAGACGAGATCCTGCAGAG TGTTCCCGATGAGTACCGCTGCGGGAAGGCGCTGGGGCCAGTGGAGTCCATCCAGGAGCACCCCCGTGATGGCAACCGGCTCCTCATCGGCTACAGCCGGGGGCTGGTGGTCCTGTGGGAGCACAGCACACGCACCGTCCAGCACCTCTTCCTGGGCAACCAG cagctggagagccTGGCCTGGGAGCAGAGTGGGAAGAGCATCGTCAGCTCCCACAGCGACGGCGGGTACATGGTGTGGGCGGTGAGCGGTGCCGGCCAGAGGACCCAGCAGCCTGTCATGTCCACTATCCCCTACG GTCCGTTCCCGTGCAAAGCCATCAGCAAAATCCTCTGGCGGACCTGCGAGTCAGG GAACCCGTTCATCATCTTCAGTGGGGGGATGCCGCGGGCCAGCTATGGCGACCGGCACTGCGTCAGCGTGCTGCAGGGCCAGACCTTGGCCACGCTTGACTTCACCTCCCGTGTCATTGACTTCTTCACCGTCCAGAGCGCCGAGGTGGCTGAAGGAG GCTTTGAGAACCCCCGTGCCCTTGTGGTACTGGTGGAGGAAGAGCTGGTGGCCATCGACCTCCAGACACCGGGCTGGCCCACCATCCCTGCCCCGTACCTGGCGCCGTTGCACTCCTCTGCCATCACCTGCTCCTGCCACGTCTCCAACGTGCCCCTTAAGCTCTGGGAGAGGATCATCAGCGCTGGCGAGGAGCAGAGCCCCCGGCTCTCCTCTGCA GCTTGGCCCATCGATGGAGGGAAGAACCTGGCCCAAGAGCCCACGCAGAGGGGGCTTCTCCTCACTGG GCACGAGGATGGCACAGTGCGGTTCTGGGACGCCTCAGGGGTCTCCCTGAAGCCCCTCTACAAGCTGGGCACCGCCAGCATCTTCCAGACTGACTGTGAGCACAATGACAGCCTCAACCAGGCAGGCGAGGAGGAGTGGCCGCCTTTCCGCAAG GTGGGCTGCTTTGATCCCTACAGCGACGACCCGCGCCTGGGCGTACAGAAGATTGCTCTCTGCAAGTACACGGCTAAGATGGTGGTGGCCGGCACGGCGGGACAG GTGCTGGTGATGGAGCTGAGTGACGAGAAGTCAGAGCATGCGGTCAGCGTGGCCACCGTGGACCTGCTGCAGGACCGGGAGGGCTTCACCTGGAAAGGCCATGACCGGCTGGCCCCCAGGAACGGGCCCCTGCCCTTTGCCCCTGGCTTCCAGCCCAGCGTGCTGGTGCAGTGCGTGCCCCCCGCTGCCGTCACCGCCGTCACCCTCCACTCCGAGTGGAACCTCGTGGCCTTTGGCACCAGCCACGGCTTCGGACTCTTCGACTATTACCGGCGCAACCCCGTGCTGGCCAG GTGTACGCTGCACCCCAACGACTCGCTGGCCATGGAGGGGCCCCTGTCCCGCGTGAAGTCCCTCAAGAAGTCCCTGCGGCAGTCCTTCCGCCGCATCCGCAAGAGCCGCGTGTCGGGCAAGAAGCGGCTCAACGCCAGCAGCCCCTCCAGCAAG gtgcaggaggCCAACGCGCAGCTGGCTGAGCAGGCCGGACCCCCTGAGGTGGAGATGACACCCGTGCAGCGGCGGATCGAGCCCCGCTCAGCTGACGACTCGCTGTCAGGGGTGGTGCGATGCCTCTACTTCGCTGACACCTTCCTCCGAGACG ctgcccaCCACGGCCCCACGATGTGGGCAGGGACCAACTCCGGCTCCGTGTTCGCCTACGCCCTGGAGGTGCCGTCGCAGGAGAAGTTTTCGGAGCGGGCGGTGGAGgcggtgctggggaaggagatcCAGCTGATGCACCGGGCGCCGGTGGTGGCCATCGCCGTGCTGGACGGGCGGGGGAATCCTCTCCCCGAGCCCTATGAGGTGTCGCGGGACCTGGCCAAGGCCCCCGACATGCAGGGCAGCCACTCCATGCTCATCTCCTCCGAGGAGCAGTTCAAG GTCTTCACTCTGCCCAAAGTGAGCGCCAAGACCAAGTTCAAGCTGACGGCGCACGAGGGCTGCCGGGTGCGGAAGGTGGCCCTGGTGAGCCTGGCCAGCGCCGGCTCCGAGGAGCGCCTGGAGAACTGCCTGGCCTGTCTCACCAACCTGGGCGACATCCACATCTTCACCGTGCCTGGCCTGCGGCCTCAGGTCCACTACGGCTGCATCCGCAAGGAGGACATCAGCGGCATCGCCTCCTGCGTCTTCACCAAGCATGGCCAGG GTTTCTACCTAATTTCGCCGTCCGAGTTCGAGCGCTTCTCGCTGAGCGCCAGGAACGTGACGGAGCCGCTGTGCCGGCTGGAGGTTGCCCGGCTCCAGGACACCTCCTGCCTCAG CAACAGCTCCATGGCAACGCCGAAGCTGCAGCAGGCGAACGGCACCCACGTCCTGCGCAGCCCCGAGAGCTCTCCCACCGACAGCGACC GGTCCCCCGAGGAGCACCCGGCTGCCTTCTCGCCCGGCCCCATCGATTCCCCCAACAGCAGCTTGGAGAACCCGCTGGACACCACCGGGGACATCACTGTGGAGGAAGTGAAGGATTTCTTGGC gtCCTCGGAGGAGGCGGAGAGGAACCTGAGGAACGCCAATGAGGATGAGGCCCGGCCCACGGGGATCCTCATCAAGTGA
- the FLII gene encoding protein flightless-1 homolog — translation MAATGVLPFVRGVDLSGNDFKGGYFPEHVKAMTSLRWLKLNRTGLCYLPEELAALQKLEHLSVSHNSLTTLHGELSGLPCLRAIVARANSLKNSGVPDDIFQLDDLSVLDLSYNQLTECPRELENAKNMLVLNLGHNSIDTIPNQLFINLTDLLYLDLSDNKLESLPPQMRRLVHLQTLILNNNPLLHAQLRQLPAMTALQTLHLRNTQRTQSNLPTSLEALVNLADVDLSCNDLSRVPECLYTLGSLRRLNLSSNQITELSLCIDQWTQLETLNLSRNQLTSLPSAICKLTKLKKMYLNSNKIDFDGIPSGIGKLVNLEEFMAANNNLELIPESLCRCSKLRKLVLNKNRLVTLPEAIHFLTDMEILDVRENPNLVMPPKPVDRTSEWYNIDFSLQNQLRLAGASPATVAAAAAGSGTKDPLARKMRLRRRKDSAQDDQAKQVLKGMSDVAQEKNKKIEESGEAKAPDLKTRRWDQGLEKPQLDYSEFFSEDVGQLPGLCVWQIENFVPTLVDEAFHGKFYEADCYIVLKTFLDENGSLNWEIYYWIGQEATLDKKACSAIHAVNLRNYLGAECRSIREEMGDESDEFLQVFDNDISYIEGGTASGFFTVEDTQYVTRLYRVYGKKNVKLEPVALKGTSLDPRFVFLLDHGLNLMVWRGSQATLSSTTKARLFAEKINKNERKGKAEITLLTQDQETPDFWEVLGGQPEEIRPCVPDDFQPHKPKLYKVGLGLGYLELPQINYKLSVEHKKRLKADLMPEMRLLQSLLDTKSVYILDCWSDVFIWIGRKSPRLVRAAALKLSQELCGMLHRPRHAMVTRNLEGTECQVFKSKFKNWDDVLRVDYTRNAETVLQEGGLAGKVRKDAEKKDQMKADLTALFLPRQPPMPLSEAEQLMEEWNEDLDGMEGFVLEGKKFARLPEEEFGHFHTHDCYVFLCRYWVPMEYEEEEEEKKKKGEGKREEEGEEEEEEKQPEEDFQCIVYFWQGREASNMGWLTFTFSLQKKFESLFPGKLEVVRMTQQQENPKFLSHFKRRFVIHRGKRKERASPPQPSLYHIRTNGGALCTRCIQINTDAGLLNSEFCFILKVPFESTDNQGIVYTWVGRAADPDEAKLAEDIMNHMFDDSYSKQVINEGEEPENFFWVGIGSQKPYDEDADYMKHSRLFRCSNEKGYFSVSEKCSDFCQDDLADDDIMLLDNGREVYMWVGTQTSQVEIKLSLKACQVYIQHMRSKDPTRPRKLRLVRKGNEPWPFTRCFHAWSVFRKPPA, via the exons ATGGCGGCCACCGGCGTCCTGCCCTTCGTCCGCGGCGTCGACCTCAGCGGCAATGACTTCAAG GGTGGCTACTTCCCAGAGCATGTGAAGGCGATGACCAGCCTGCGCTGGCTGAAGCTGAACCGCACGGGGCTCTGCTACCTGCCTGAGGAGCTAGCTGCCCTCCAGAAGCTG GAGCACCTCTCTGTCAGTCACAACAGCCTCACCACGCTCCACGGCGAGCTCTCCGGCCTGCCCTGCCTCCGG GCAATAGTGGCTCGTGCAAACAGCTTGAAGAATTCGGGAGTCCCTGATGACATCTTCCAGCTGGATGACCTCTCAGTACTG GACCTGAGCTACAACCAGCTCACAGAGTGTCCCCGGGAACTGGAGAATGCCAAGAACATGCTGGTCCTCAACCTCGGCCACAACAG CATCGACACCATTCCCAACCAGCTCTTCATCAACCTGACGGACCTGCTCTATCTCGACCTGAGCGACAACAAGCTGGAGAGTCTCCCGCCACAGATGAGACGCCTGGTCCACCTCCAGACCCTCATCCTCAACAACAACCCCCTCCTGCACGCGCAGCTCCG gcagctcccagccatGACAGCTCTGCAGACCCTCCACCTCAGGAACACCCAGCGCACGCAGAGCAACCTGCCCACCAGCCTCGAGGCCCTGGTGAACCTGGCAG ACGTGGACCTGTCTTGCAATGACCTCAGTCGTGTCCCTGAGTGCCTCtacaccctgggcagcctgcggCGCCTCAACCTCAGCAGCAACCAGATCACGGAGCTGTCCCTCTGCATCGACCAGTGGACCCAGCTGGAGACCCTCAACCTCTCCCGCAACCAGCTCACCTCCTTGCCC TCAGCCATCTGCAAGCTGACCAAGCTGAAGAAAATGTACCTCAACTCCAACAAGATCGACTTTGATGGGATCCCCTCAGGCATTGGCAAGCTTGTCAACCTCGAGGAGTTCATGGCAGCCAACAACAATCTGGAGCTCATCCCTGAGAGCCTGTGCAG GTGCTCCAAGCTGAGGAAGTTGGTGCTTAACAAGAACCGTCTGGTGACGCTGCCGGAGGCCATCCACTTCCTCACGGACATGGAG ATCCTGGACGTGCGCGAGAACCCCAACCTGGTGATGCCCCCGAAGCCGGTGGATCGCACCTCGGAGTGGTACAACATCGACTTCTCCCTGCAGAACCAGCTGCGCCTGGCCGGGGCGTCCCCGGCCACCGTCGCGGCCGCCGCAGCAG GGAGCGGCACCAAGGACCCGCTGGCCCGCAAGATGCGGCTCCGGCGGCGCAAGGACTCTGCCCAGGACGACCAGGCCAAGCAGGTGCTGAAAGGGATGTCGGACGTGGCCCAGGAGAAGAACAAGAAGATCGAG GAGAGCGGGGAGGCGAAGGCGCCGGACCTGAAGACACGGCGCTGGGACCAGGGCCTGGAGAAGCCACAGCTGGACTACTCCGAGTTCTTCAGTGAGGACGTGGGGCAGCTGCCCGGCCTCTGCGTCTGGCAGATCGAGAACTTCGTGCCCACGCTGGTGGACGAGGCTTTCCACGGCAAATTCTACGAGGCTGACTGCTACATCGTGCTCAAG ACCTTCCTGGATGAGAACGGGTCCCTCAACTGGGAGATCTACTACTGGATCGGGCAGGAGGCCACGCTGGACAAGAAGGCCTGCTCTGCCATCCACGCCGTCAACCTCCGCAACTACCTGGGCGCCGAGTGCCGCAGCATCCGGGAGGAGATGGGGGACGAGAGCGACGAGTTCCTGCAG GTCTTTGACAACGACATCTCCTACATCGAGGGTGGCACAGCCAGCGGCTTCTTCACTGTTGAAGACACGCAATATGTCACCAG GCTGTACCGTGTCTATGGGAAGAAGAACGTCAAGCTGGAGCCGGTGGCTCTGAAAGGGACATCGCTGGACCCCCg CTTCGTCTTCCTTCTGGACCACGGCCTCAACCTCATGGTGTGGCGCGGGAGCCAGGCCACGCTGAGCAGCACCACCAAGGCCAG GCTCTTCGCCGAGAAGATCAACAAGAACGAGCGGAAGGGCAAAGCGGAGATCACGCTGCTCACCCAGGACCAGGAGACCCCCGACttctgggaggtgctggggggccAACCCGAGGAGATCCGGCCCTGTGTCCCTGACGACTTCCAGCCCCACAAGCCTAAACTGTACAAG gttggcctgggcctgggctaCCTGGAGCTGCCCCAGATCAACTACAAGCTGTCAGTGGAGCACAAGAAGAGGCTGAAGGCTGACCTGATGCCGGAGATGCGCCTG CTGCAGAGCCTGCTGGACACCAAGAGCGTGTACATCCTGGACTGCTGGTCCGACGTCTTCATCTGGATCGGGAGGAAGTCGCCGCGGCTGGTGCGGGCGGCGGCGCTGAAGCTGagccaggagctgtgtgggaTGCTGCACCGGCCCCGGCACGCCATGGTCACCAGGAACCTGGAGGGCACCGAGTGCCAG GTGTTCAAATCCAAGTTCAAGAACTGGGACGACGTCCTGCGCGTGGATTACACCCGCAACGCCGAGACGGTGCTGCAGGAGGGCGGCCTCGCCGGCAAGGTCCGCAAGGACGCCGAGAAGAAGGACCAGATGAAGGCCGACCTCACGGCCCTCTTCCTGCCCCGCCAGCCGCCCATGCCCCTGAGTGAG gcagagcagctgaTGGAGGAGTGGAATGAGGACCTGGACGGCATGGAGGGCTTCGTGCTGGAGGGCAAGAAATTCGCTCGCCTGCCTGAGGAGGAGTTCGGCCACTTCCACACCCATGACTGCTACGTCTTCCTCTGCAG GTACTGGGTACCAATGGAgtatgaggaagaggaggaggagaaaaagaagaagggtGAAGGCAAAAGGGAGGAAgagggtgaggaagaggaggaggagaagcagcctGAGGAAGACTTCCAGTGCATCGTCTACTTCTGGCAGGGCCGGGAGGCCTCCAACATGGGCTGGTTGACCTTCACCTTCAGCCTCCAGAAGAAGTTTGAGAGTCTCTTCCCTGGCAAACTGGAG GTCGTGCGCATgacccagcagcaggagaaccCCAAATTCCTCTCGCACTTCAAGAGGAGGTTTGTGATCCACCGGGGCAAGCGGAAGGAGAGGGCCAGcccgccccagcccagcctctaCCACATCCGCACCAACGGCGGTGCCCTCTGCACCAG GTGCATCCAGATCAACACCGACGCGGGGCTGCTCAACTCGGAGTTTTGCTTCATCCTCAAG GTGCCCTTTGAGAGCACAGACAACCAGGGCATCGTCTACACCTGGGTGGGCCGGGCAGCTGATCCTGACGAGGCCAAGCTTGCCGAGGACATCATGAACCACATGTTTGATGACTCCTACAGCAAGCAG GTGATCAATGAGGGAGAAGAGCCTGAAAACTTCTTCTGGGTGGGCATTGGGAGCCAGAAGCCCTATGATGAAGACGCCGATTACATGAAGCACTCCCGGCTCTTCAG gtgctccAACGAGAAGGGCTATTTCTCCGTCTCGGAGAAGTGCTCAGACTTCTGCCAGGATGACCTGGCTGACGACGACATCATGCTGCTGGACAATGGGCGGGAG GTCTACATGTGGGTGGGCACACAGACCAGCCAGGTGGAGATCAAGCTGAGCCTCAAGGCTTGCCAG gtCTACATCCAGCACATGCGCTCCAAGGACCCCACACGTCCCCGCAAGCTGCGGCTGGTGCGGAAGGGCAACGAGCCCTGGCCCTTCACCCGCTGCTTCCACGCCTGGAGCGTCTTCCGCAAGCCGCCCGCCTGA
- the MIEF2 gene encoding mitochondrial dynamics protein MID49, with product MAELSRWRGKRQDDSGLGSVLDFLLANARLVLGVSGAAVLAIATLAVKRLIDRATSPRDEGDPKAEQKTLEESWQDLALIKTTPKPPVKQRKSDLSKPLLASAQPPAPEPRVCSAPPETPHVEPSPPPCLTLQEKLLSHYSSHLAVPEAQASLALQLARSICTQLQNFLRIKCPELPFGSLFLSGPLLDGLGVLAADHIHLMLPVVLDTALWSLIPGEDTVVGNPQYWMIKRTDLEYFPRGRSPWDRFIVGQYLSSNTLSETLHKMLVASVNWPAIGSLLGSVIRPVVASQELKLEVKHDQIELSITLFPMVEMEDKVLLAGPPEGFVENLWLESFYRAEVSKVKELDTGDAGARQHCLRILNGVCKSHPALYKLSGSPLTHIILHLSATTSDWAEESLADRFQEVLEELVVYLEKGVLPSYFNHKINLFCELLEEEIDEMGFMLYRAIAEPELLLKDK from the exons ATGGCCGAGTTGAGTCGCTGGCGGGGCAAGCGGCAGGACGATAGCGGGCTGGGCAGTGTCCTCGACTTCCTGTTGGCCAACgccaggctggtgctgggcGTCAGCGGCGCGGCCGTGCTGGCCATCGCCACGCTGGCCGTCAAGCGG ctGATAGACCGAGCCACCAGTCCTCGTGACGAAGGCGATCCCAAAGCTGAGCAGAAGACTTTGGAAGAGAGCTGGCAGGACTTGGCCTTAATCAAAACGACGCCAAAACCCCCCGTGAAGCAGAGAAAGTCAGACCTCAGCAAGCCTCTGCTTGCTTCAGCCCAGCCACCAGCACCAG AGCCCAGggtctgctctgctcctccagaGACTCCTCATGTGGAacccagcccccctccctgCCTCACGCTACAGGAGAAGCTCCTCTCACACTACAGCAGCCATCTGGCCGTGCCTGAGGCACAAGCGTCGCTTGCCTTGCAGCTGGCCAGGAGCATCTGCACCCAACTGCAGAACTTCCTCCGCATCAAGTGCCCGGAGCTGCCCTTTGGCAGCCTCTTCCTCAGCGGTCCCCTGCTCGATGGCCTCGGTGTTCTGGCAGCTGACCACATCCACCTCATGCTGCCGGTGGTCCTGGATACCGCTCTCTGGAGCCTCATCCCGGGAGAGGACACTGTGGTGGGGAACCCCCAGTACTGGATGATCAAGAGGACTGATCTGGAGTATTTCCCTCGTGGGCGCAGCCCCTGGGACAGATTCATCGTGGGCCAGTATCTCTCCTCCAATACACTGAGTGAGACCCTCCACAAGATGCTGGTGGCCTCTGTCAACTGGCCTGCCATAGGCAGCCTGCTAGGGAGTGTCATCCGCCCCGTCGTGGCCTCCCAGGAGCTGAAGCTGGAAGTCAAACACGACCAGATTGAGCTGAGCATCACCCTCTTCCCCATGGTGGAAATGGAGGACAAGGTTCTTCTGGCTGGTCCTCCTGAAGGATTTGTGGAAAACCTCTGGCTTGAGAGCTTTTACAGGGCAGAGGTCTCGAAGGTGAAGGAGCTGGACACTGGCGACGCCGGGGCTCGGCAGCACTGCCTCCGCATCCTCAACGGTGTCTGCAAGAGCCACCCTGCCCTGTACAAACTGAGTGGCAGCCCCTTGACCCACATCATCCTGCACCTCAGTGCCACCACCTCGGACTGGGCAGAAGAGAGCCTTGCTGACAGGTtccaggaggtgctggaggagctggtaGTCTACCTGGAGAAAGGGGTCCTGCCTTCCTATTTCAACCACAAAATCAACCTCTTTTGCGAGCTGTTGGAAGAGGAAATCGATGAGATGGGCTTCATGCTCTACAGGGCCATAGCTGAGCccgagctgctgctgaaggacaAGTGA